One part of the Humulus lupulus chromosome 9, drHumLupu1.1, whole genome shotgun sequence genome encodes these proteins:
- the LOC133799787 gene encoding peroxidase 7-like yields the protein MNRFISFSIFLLGIIHVVSLSSAFSKSAAFLREEQKDLLDLIPAATTSSFNKYDEDQDSSPHDYNDQPLQGIFSLTLPSLLSHHHTKHSDEDYEDYSLSYNYYYESCPDLEYIVNRKVREWIAKDNTFAPALLRLHFHDCAVRGCDASILLNDERSERTATTSKTLRGFEVIDDIKSELEKKCPKTVSCADILTAAARDATVQAGGQYWTVDFGRKDGLISIAKEAESLVPMGRESITDLIEFFQSLGLDNDDLVSLSGAHTIGRASCESIQYRLFNYSLTESLDRTIDPNYADYLGRKCRWSTDLYVELDSETPTKFDNEYYNNLINRKTGVLSTDQRLYSDSRTLYIVQTLAKNSYTFNQQFQKSMKKLGNVQVLTGPSKGEIRDNCNFVNAGRY from the exons ATGAATCGTTTCATATCTTTTTCGATTTTTCTTCTTGGAATTATCCACGTAGTTTCACTCTCATCAGCTTTCTCGAAATCGGCGGCTTTTCTGAGAGAAGAACAAAAAGACCTACTAGATCTAATTCCTGCTGCAACGACGTCCTCCTTTAATAAGTACGACGAAGATCAAGATTCTTCACCACATGATTATAACGATCAACCTTTGCAGGGTATCTTTTCCCTAACCCTTCCATCTTTACTGTCTCATCATCACACGAAGCACTCCGACGAAGACTACGAAGACTACTCCCTTTCCTATAACTACTATTACGAGAGCTGTCCCGACTTGGAATATATTGTGAATAGAAAAGTACGGGAATGGATAGCAAAAGATAACACCTTTGCTCCTGCACTCCTCAGGTTGCACTTCCATGACTGTGCTGTCCGG GGATGTGATGCCTCAATTTTGCTAAATGACGAAAGAAGCGAGAGGACAGCAACAACAAGCAAAACACTCAGAGGATTTGAAGTGATTGACGATATCAAATCAGAGCTAGAGAAGAAGTGTCCGAAAACGGTGTCGTGTGCTGATATTCTGACTGCAGCTGCAAGAGATGCCACGGTTCAAGCTGGAGGTCAATACTGGACAGTTGACTTTGGAAGGAAAGACGGCCTCATTTCCATTGCTAAAGAAGCTGAGTCATTGGTACCCATGGGCCGCGAGAGCATCACAGATTTGATCGAGTTTTTCCAGTCTCTAGGGCTGGACAATGATGACCTGGTTTCCCTTTCTG GGGCTCACACCATTGGAAGGGCATCTTGTGAGTCCATACAATACCGTCTGTTCAACTACAGCCTGACCGAGTCACTAGATCGGACCATCGATCCAAACTACGCCGATTACTTGGGAAGAAAATGCAGATGGTCGACCGATCTCTACGTAGAACTAGACTCAGAAACTCCGACTAAATTCGACAATGAATATTATAATAACCTAATTAATAGGAAAACAGGAGTCTTATCAACTGATCAGCGACTCTATTCTGATTCAAGAACTTTGTACATTGTCCAGACTTTGGCTAAAAACTCATATACTTTCAACCAACAATTTCAGAAATCCATGAAGAAGCTTGGCAATGTTCAAGTCCTTACCGGTCCCAGCAAGGGTGAAATTCGAGACAATTGCAATTTTGTCAACGCCGGTCGTTATTGA
- the LOC133801836 gene encoding uncharacterized protein LOC133801836: MADVIAQSHGGDGGGCDPPRGPADIPADCERAPPSKRGRHKGLNTREKREQLGRPLPLEWDVRGRTYKEIGEYSSNFSRELGLLVRQYTDPDCPQWSKVPNASKERILAHLEDDLFDIGRTRYGEGHMPGILRGIDTSCAKKYSDWKYDIKEHLTINGPQNRYGGCTDTQWQKAIDFFRRPEITKRSVVNKENRKKLKELSYGGSQSIPALRYKKRNLETGQLESIPDSWMDTHHKSGTGWVTETAKNTWEELRAYRDTQQTQATDTESSTPVSSAPEDEDISLVQNVFGKRRGHQKGYGRILNIRDRTPFDFRPSQTRDEELSEMRERLRQLEEHVRTHCITPGSQSAPPPPPDDPDVGAPTQ; this comes from the exons atggctgatgttattgctcaatctcacgggggtgatggtggaggatgcgatcctccacgtggaccggcagatatcccagctgattgtgaacgag cgcctccaagtaaacgtggacgccataagggattgaacacgcgggaaaagagggaacagttggggcgtcctctccctctcgagtgggatgtgcgggggagaacatataaagagatcggagagtacagctcaaatttctcaagagagctcggattacttgttcgacagtacacagatccggactgtcctcaatggtcaaaagtaccaaatgcctcgaaagaaagaatacttgcacatttggaa gatgatttgtttgatattgggcgtactagatatggagaagggcatatgcctgggatcttgagaggcattgatacttcgtgtgctaaaaagtattctgactggaagtacgatattaaagagcacttaacgattaatgggccacaaaatcgttatggtggttgcacggatacgcagtggcaaaaagcaattgattttttccgtcgcccagaaattacg aaacgttctgtggtcaacaaggaaaatagaaagaaattgaaagagcttagctatggaggttctcagtcaatcccagccttacgctataaaaag cgcaatttagagactgggcaacttgagtccatcccggatagctggatggatactcaccataaatcaggcacagggtgggtgacagagacagcaaaaaatacttgg gaggaattgcgtgcataccgcgacacacagcagacacaggcaactgatactgagagttccacaccagtttcgagtgcgcctgaagatgaagacatatctttggtacaaaatgtcttcggaaaacgacggggccaccagaaaggatatggacgtatccttaacataagggaccgaactccatttgattttcgtccttcacaaactagagatgaagagttgtctgagatgagagagcgtcttcgacagttagaggagcatgtccggactcattgtatcaccccgggatctcaatctgccccaccaccaccacccgatgatcctgatgttggagcaccgactcagtag